TGGTAATATCCTCCCCTACTTGTGCATCTGAGGGGACCGTAAAGAGATGGTTGATTTCAAAAGGCTCATCATTGTCAGATAGTGTTCGAGTTCCAACATTAAGATTCAGAAGTCTCACCTCAACATTATCTTGAGCAGTTGCAGTTATAAAAAACGTCTTTCCTGCTTCAGAATGCATTGGTGTATTTATGGTTACTTTTGGTGGAATGTTATCTATTATGGTTATTGTTGTAGATACAACAGAATTTAGATTTGCAAAGTCTTGTGCCGTAGCAGTTAGATTAATGGTATCGCCAGGAGTTTTGTCAGTTGAAACCGTGTAATTTGTTTCATAGGGGGCAGTTGTGTCCGCAAAACTAAAACCGTCTCCATCTGAAAAAGTGACAGATACGATACCACTTTTATCCATTGCTTCGGCTTCGAAGGATATAATTGTGTCGGGTAGTGCCTCCAAGGGTGCTTTTACAAACTTGACAGTTGGAGGTATAGTGTCAGGGACAGGCACGACCGTAATTGTCAACATATCCAAACCCGGATTACCTGAAACATCTGTTGCCGAAGCGGTAAATACAAAGGTCTCACCTTCGGCAGCATCAGAGGGAACCGTAAATGTTTGATCAATGGTAAAGGGTTCTGAAGAAACACTCCTAATAAGGTTGTCATCTTGTTTCAGAGTAAACAGGGCAACCCTTTTATTGTCCTGTGCTGTTGCCTGGAGTCTAACTATGCTGCCAGGCGTTGCCGTTAAAGGAGCTATGAGTTCGACTGTTGGTGAGATGATATCTCGATCACCTTCAACTTTAATAACCTTTTTCTCTTGTGCAATGTTACCAGCTTTATCCGTCACTTTTGCTGTGATCTCAAGTTGTGAACCTTCAGTGGCAGTGACAGGTACTGAAAAAGGGAATTCGAACGGTGGTAGAGTGTCAATATCAATGAGAGAACCATCCATAAAGAGGATGACATCAGCAATACCAGATTCGTCATTTGCGATAACTGAAGCGGTAACAGAACCTCCGGGTGGTGCAGTCTCTAAGGGAAGATTTAGTTCCATTGTGGGTAATATTGTATCGAGGGTAACTTGTACCTCTGGACTCGTTCCAGTACCAGCGGTGTTTTGAGCTGAAACGCTTAGGGTATTAACACCTTCTTTCAGGTTAATGGACGTGCTAAATCTTCCGTTGTTAACGGTAATGGTAAGATCTGATCCATTTAAACGTAATATAGCTGAAGTAAGAGTCTGATCACTAATTGTGCCACTAACCGTTTGCTCAACACTATTCGTTACTAACCCATTGAGAGGCTGGGTAATGGTTATAGAAGGAGAAGAAATAGTAGCCAACCTACCAAATATATTAAAGAATGAACTAAATGGTGATAGCTCTTTCAGACAAATAATGATATGAACAAAAACAAATTCACCTGGAGCGAATTCTCCATCAGCATAGCCATCTCTCAATGAAACAATTAATCGAGACCCTACCCCTCCTGCCCCCCCTTGAGCATTTTGCAGTAAATTCCCATTAGATAATTGCACAACCTCAACTTCAAGGTCTGTATATGTGCTGCGGCTTGTGTTAACAAGCTTTGCGTCGAAGCTAAATTGTCCGGCAAATCCATCCGGACAACCAGAGGCATCTGGAGTTGACCTGAATGTTGATCTTATCGGTTCAAAATTAACCCGACTGTTTATATTCGACGTAACAGACGTTTGCGCTATTCCACTTGAGGAGATGCTTAGCTGTAATACTGCAAACACAAGCAATAAATAGGCTAACAGCGGAAAAGTTGTTATGCGTTTGTTCATTTATTGTTTTGTTGTTTTTCCCAGGGTTAAAGAAAAAAAAGGAATATTTTCAAATAAAAATGTAGCTTAGCTACTGGTCCAAAAATCCCAGTCCATTATAATAAATGCTACCACCACAGGAACAGGTAAACAAAATAACTCAAGATTTACCTTTATTAAAGTTAACACTTCCGCATATATAATACCAGCGTAGTTAAAATATAATGCAAAATACGTATACTTAAATTCTGTAAGCAGTTACTAATTTATCTTAACATTCTTGTATTTTATCTTTGTTATGGATCTATAACATTTTTTGTTATTTTGTTATAACAAATGTTTTGTAAAGAAATGAAACTTAATGCATATGCTATGCGGTTTGCTAAAACAAAAATCTAGATGTATGCTTGAAGATACATCACAAAATATCAGTCAACAGAACTCTTTGCATTCGCCCAAGTCCTAAAAACTAATTGTAACAGTTTTTAACAAAATGCCTATGCATTTAGCTCCTAAATGGAGTAGTTACTGCCATACCCCCCTCTGTGTCTATAATAGTTGGACATTTTCCTTGTAATAATTTAGTGTAGGGCGAGGAGAAAAACAGCTATGAGAAAAAATAATCAAAGTAAGAGTCCCAGCAGCATTTTATAAGTTGTGGGTTGAAAATTTAAAACTTTTAAGAAATGAAATTGGCATGTTATAAGTTTTAATCCATTGATTGAAAGAAAGACGAGCAATACTGTAGTATTAAGATCCGTAGGATAGTGATTTAAGGTTGACAAGTTTGTCAAGACCATTTCCGACCATCAATGGTATGTAGGTATGTGTAAATGAAAGGAATAGAATGGAAAGAAAAAAAGGGGCATAATGAATCTTTTATCATGCCCCTTTAAAATTTTAGCCACAATTTGGACACAATTTTTAGCCTAATTGATGAAGCTCCTATCGTAAGTCCTTCTATAGTATATGGAGGATAGGGGAGTCGAACCCCTGACCTTTTGAATGCCATTCAAACGCTCTCCCAACTGAGCTAATCCCCCGCTTGATTTGTAAGCATATGGTATGATATATTTTATGAGGTTTATACTTTACAAAAACTAGCAGAAAAGTCAAGGATTTTCCCCCATACTGTCACGCCAGAATAGAAATGGCCGGTTTTTAGCGAAATAATTTTCCTGAACGAGCGACTCCAAGAAATTACAAATCCCCACTGAAACTCTCTTTGAGTAAATACAACAACATCTTCAGGTTTATAGACAAGCATATCAAGTGCAATATTAGGTTTAATAAGCTTATCAAGTTCTCTCATACGATCGATTCCATAGTAAGTATCAGACTTTATTATCAAAAAATCAATATCGGTTGTCTCTAAGATAGGTTAAAAAGATTTAAATTTTGAGTACAAGTATTTTATTTGATTTGGTTGACTTCTCTCCGGGGTGCTTGTTAAGTTTGCTTGATAGAAGTTTTCATTTGATTTGTTGTTCTCTTATTTTCTTTCTGATAAATGACAAAAATACTCTTAGTGCTGTTTCCGGATTATCTGGTAGTTTACTCTCTGTAACATTATCCTCCGTTTCTTCATGGCTATGTTTTGGAAAGTCTTAATTTTAGACCATTTCTTATGAGGGGAGAAGCATTATCATGTCTGTAAATTGTATTTCTCATATTTCTTTGCTCCCAGTGAAGAGAATAATTGTTTTCCTCAGAATAAAAAATATCTACAAAGGTACTATCTATAAGTTTAAGCCTCAGTTTTCTTGCTCTACCAGTATAGCTATAAATAATTTCTGAATTGTCAATTATGTCGTCATATTCTTTATCAGCTAATTTCTTAAGATCTTTGTAAAGACTTAATATCACTCTCTATTTCCTTTATCTCAACGTCTATGTTTTGTATCTCAATAAGGTCTTCCCAAGATGGATGTTCTGGTACTTTACCTCCCTTTATCTTATCTTCAAATTCTTGTACCGTATCGACCTCATATCTTGCTAGGATCTCAATCTTTTCTATCTGCAAATTTCTCTTTTTTTCTTTCAAGGCAAGCTTTGATCCCAAAGTAATAAATTCATCAGTAGACATTGAATATTTTTTTGCAATTATATCAACAGCGTCTGTTAGAACCATCTTATGTTCTCCTTTTTGTAACCTTTCAAATGGAGATCGTCAAGTTATTCATTATTAAATACATCAAGATTTTATCGATAAATTACCCCGATCCTATTTCTTGTGATGATTATGTAAATAGAAGCAAACAAAGTCAAGGATAAACGGCGTGGTCAAATAGTCTCAATACTTATCTTCATTGTAAAATATAAATTGATTACTCTTCAAGTACTTCTTACTGTGTGGACATTCTCACAGGTATGTATAGTTTGTTTGAGTGTGAAGTAAGAATGCAAAACAGGACAAAATGATAATAGCACACTTTTGTTTGAATGTCATTCAAACGCTCTTCCAACTGAGCTAATCCCCCGCTTGATTTGTAAGTATAAGAAATGAAGCAAACAGTCAGCAAGGTTGACATTACCTGTTCAGTGTTCATCCGGCCGGATGAAATAGTTGATCTGTTCCCACGGTGGACGAAGTTTGTTGGAGGCATCAGGATACCCCCGGGATGATATACCCTTAACAAGGCTTTCACCCTGATAATTCGCGCTTCAGATGGTTCTTTGCCCGGATATACAGTACCGGGAGGCATAGAGTCATTCACTGACTGCATGGGTGTTCTTAATTTTTACTCGTTGTCTCTTTTTTTACAAGTTTGCCAGAGAAAAAAATAGTACCTGAAACTTGAAATGAGAAGTGCACCACCTATCGTTGTATACAAAATAGAGAGGTAGTGTTTCGGAATGGGAGAATGACGCAGAAAAATGCCCAGTGTAATCATTACAGAAATAAGCAGATAACTCTTCCATGCCTGAAACGCAAAGATACATCTTTTGCCGTTGCTTAAACAGATGCGATCAATATTCTTCTGAGCAACGTAGGTAAATCCAAAACGGAAAAGGATACAGGCCAGGGCAATACCGATCAAACCATGTACCAGTGCAACCCGCCAGTGAACTAATTCAAGCCAGGTAAATGACAACCGGCAAAGCATCATTCCAATCATGCTCCAGGTTGCACCTGCCAGGCCAAGAAGCCACTTTTCAGAAACGGCTGGTTTCAGTCTTGTTATTAACACACTCTTACTTCTCATAATTCCGGGATATTCGAGTTATCACACTGCCTGTTACTATCTTAAAAACAGACAACATTGTCAAGGAAAATGTCTTTATTGTCTTCATGTGATACTCTCACCGGGACATAAAAAAATTTTCTCTTTTGTCTTGACACATTTTCTATTTTTGCCTTGAATACCAACGTTCATTGTTTTAGAATAAAAAACTTAAAGCAGGCAGTAACGTGTTGTTTATTGTGACATCTCCCTTTGAACTATTTCCCCTTTAGCTCAATATTCTCAATACCTTCCTGTTAAGTATATCTCGGTTAAGGTCTTTAGTAGTATCAAATAACTCAATTTAAAAGATATTCTCTTCAGTTCCGCGCTGGAAAGTAAATCTCCTTGTTGTTGGTCTCATTCGACGGAAATGCATTGCGATTTGATGAAGGCATTGTTCTTAATGAGAAAAGAGAAGCAGGCGGAAGCCAGAAAATGATAATTGACCAAATCCTTGTGAACAAATTAGAAGAAATCGAAGACCCGGGAGAACTGATGGCAGAGTTGTTCCGGCAGTTTGGTATCCGTGCCGCAATTGGTACCAGCGGACAATGGTCGGGAGTAGCCCTGATTGACATGGTGATCCGCACCGGGATCCCCGCACCAAATGTCTACACGGTAGACACCTTGCGTCTTTTTCCAGAAACCTATGATCTTATGCGTGAATTGGAGAAGCGATACAGGATTAAGATTAAAAAGGCTGTACCTGATTTTAACGCGGTAACCAAGATGGTTCGTGATCATGGAGAGATGATCTTTTTCAACAGCAAGGCCAAACAGGAGTATTGCTGTAAAATCCGTAAGGTTGACCCGAATAACAGGATTCTTGACACCCTGGATGTCTGGATTACGGGCATACGGGCAGACCAGTCAAACAGCAGATCTGAAATGAAACGGTTAGATATTATAACGCACAGGCAGAATGACGGTACAGAGAGGCCTTTACTCAAGGTTACACCCTTGATTGAATGGACGGAAGAGGAGGTCAAGGATTATGTGAAGAAACATAATGTACCGGCACACAAATTACTTGAGATTGAACGGGACGGATGGCATTACGCCTCACTTGGATGCATTATCTGTACGACTCCCATCGGTCCTCATGAAACCCGACGGGCTGGACGCTGGAGATGGTTTAACTATGCCCTCAGCGATGATCATAAAGAGTGCGGCCTGCACCTCCCGAAAAAATGTGAATAGGAATGGTACGGTTCACATACCATTTTTTATACGAAAACCAAAATGGATATTTTCTGATTATTGATTTGAGTCTCTGTTTTTCGGTCTGAAGTAAAATTGCAGAGGTATTTCATGAAAAGGAAGTGTCTTACGCAGCTGGTTAGAGAGATAACGTTCATAATCTGCATTAAAGAAAGATTTATCGTTAACGAATAAAACGAACGTTGGCGGGCAGACGTTTACCTGTGTGCTGTAGTAAATCTTTGCCACCTTACTCTTTTTCCTGGTTGGACGATGGAGGAGAAACGCATGTTCAATTGCTTTGTTCAATTCAGCAGTCGATATCCGGGTATTTGCCTGTTCAAAGAGTTCCTGGGCCAGGGCAATGGTCTCGATTACGTTAGATCCATTTATCGCACTCATAAAAGACAAAGGGGAAAAAGACAATCCAGGCAGACGCGCCTGAACATACTTGGTAAACGTACTCGTCTCAACCTGCCCTGCAAGGTCCCATTTGTTAATAACCAGAATACAGGGTTTGAATTGTGTTTTAATATAATCACCAATTTTCTTATCCACCTGGGAAATCTTCCGTGGCGCATCTATCAGCAATATTACAACATCAGCACGGCGAATAGACCTCTCTACCCTCGCCATGCTGTAAAATTCAATGGAACCCTGGATCTGTTTCTTCTTTCTGACTCCGGCGGTATCGATTGCAATAAAAGGCTTTCCCTTAATCTCAAATTTTACATCAATCGAATCACGGGTGGTTCCGAGCGTCTCGCTGACAATCACCCTCTCTTCATGAGCAAGAGTGTTTATCAAGGTAGACTTTCCGGCATTTCTTTTCCCTACTATCGCAATCTTCATTAAGGGTTTTACGGCACTCACATTCGATGCTGCATCAGGGAAGGTTGCAACTATTTTATCCAGGAGATCTGTTTTACCGTGTCCCTCAACTGCAGAAATTGTTAATGATTCTCCCATCCCGAGCTTATAAAAAACACCCGCCTGAAGATCAAATTTTGGTGTATCGCACTTATTAACAACAAGAAGCAGTGGTTTTTTTATCCTTCTAAGTCTTCCTGCAATCTCAACATCCAGTGGTGTGACTCCTTCACGAACATCAACAACAAAAAGAATAAGATCCGCTTTCTGAAGCGCCAGCTCAATCTGCGTTTCGATCTCGTATGTCAGATCATCTACGTCATTAACACCGATACCGCCAGTATCAACGAGCTCAAACATTTTTCCATCATGCTCGATTTCTACAGAAACTCTATCTCTCGTAACACCGCTCACAGAATCAACTATTGAAATCCGTTTTTTTGCCAGGCAGTTCAGGAGTGAAGATTTCCCTACATTCGGTCTACCAATAATAGTTACGGTTGGGAAAAGCATTGTTTACCATTCTCATGAAGTTAAGGCTCATAAATCAGGAACTACAGCTTACCGTCACTGAAGTTGACCAATTTATCGGGGTTGATAAAATTGCAAGGTTTCGTTCAGCTATATGGTGCTTGCACGAAAACCCTGTGTTTGAACGAAAACTATATACATAATACAGAAATCCAGGAAAACAAGAGAATATCTCAAAAGTTTTTTTGCTCATTCCGGGATGGTTCAACAGGCGATGGTGTATCAGACTCTCCGGAAAATCCATTCTGAGAATGCCCTTGTTCGCTTGCCGTTTCTTCTCCTGTTTTCTTATCGATTAATGCCCTGTGATTTATTCCCCCTGCTGACTCCTCATAATATACATCACCTGTTTCTGTACCATCGACATCCTTCCTTAAAATGAAGTAAGCAATGGTACTGGCCGTTCCGGCAAAGACAACCACAAAACTTCCAACAACTGCCTTAACCAGCGTTAAATAGATAATCAGCATAAACGTGAAGAATTTCAATGACCACGTAACGGATCCTGCCATTCCGCCTCTCACCTGAATGGCAGGATCCGCGTTCCCTGAAACCAGAGCCCGTATAGAATCAAATTTCTGCCCCATCCCGAATCCTACCGTAGTGAATGAAGTCTGCATGATGAGACATGAAATGCCATTTAAAAAAAATGTAAAGAATACTCCGCAAAAAATAATACAGAGAAACAGAGAAACAAAATGTTTTGGCCTTGCAAGCACATAACTATACGACCTGCTCATTGCATCAAAACAATCAGAACCTTCAGCGCTTATTGTCGGAAACATAAGAAAAAAACCAATCAACCCGACAATCCCGATAAAGACAATGAGAACACCTGAAATAATTGCCAGGGGAAACCCCAGAGCAGCAGCAATTTCACCGACATATTTTGTTTGACCAATAACTCCTCCCATGATATTGCAGACAGAGAAGAACAGCATACCTAAAACAGGGATAATTGGTGACCAGAAGTATGACCAGAACTTTTCCACTGCAAATGCAATGGTATTTTTAAACGTTAACTTCTCGCCCATCGCAAACTCCAGAGCTGCTGAACGAGTTATTGAACCGCCTGCCAGAGACCATATTGCCAGCAATCCCAGGGCTAAAACAGACAGGGCTGCATATTCACCCAATCCTGCATCCATTACTAGATCAGAAAAGCCGGTAATCAGGCTGGAAAAGTCAGGATGAAGGGAAAAAAGAAAATTATTCATCAAGCCGGATGCCTTCACGGTAAATAATCCGAGACTATCACAGCTGGTCAGGATTAATACCATCCATACAATACTCGCAATAATTCCCAAAAAGGCAAAAACTAATCTATTGAAATCAAATGACATTTTTGCACCACGACAAATGTCACGCCAGTCCTGTACAATTCTCTGCATGTTTTTTACACCCTGCTTTTATTCATCAATTAATTTCGTAACGTATCGTGTTGCATCAGTTTCTTCAATTATTCAAGTAACAGCTGCTCTCGTTTTTGAACCATGCACCAGGTAATATATTTCAGGAATGAATTGTTGAAGGTTTGTTACAAGGGAAAGTGTGTTAATAGGCCTTACGTTCTACAAACAATTTCAGGTTATTGATGTGAAGTTTCCTGTTCACCATCTATTGTATCGCTCCTGAGAGGCTCCTCAATGCCATGTTCCTCGCTCAGCCACAAACCGAAATCCATCAACTGACACCGCTCACTGCAGAAGGGAAATGTGGGAACATCACTGATCGTGTTGTAGATAAGCTCTTTTTCGCAATACCTGCACTTAATCTTTGGCATCTGCTTTCTTCTCTTTCGTACTTTCCTTCTCTTTCGTGCCTTTCTTATCTTTATTGTCAGAAGATGGAGTTTCTTCTTTTACCCTTGATTTATATTCCTCGCTCCTGTAATCGGTCTGATAAAAGCCGGAGCCCTTGAAGATAATCGTACTCCCAGCCCCAATGAGACGTTCTACTTTCAGCTTCTTGCATACCGGACATTTTCTAATCGGGTTGTCTTTTATCGATTGAAATAACTCAAATTCATGATCACATGCATTACATCTATAATCATATGTTGGCATCTTACTTATCCTTTAAACAAAATTTACCAAGAAACTTCATCATCACTTACTTCATCGGTTTCACTTTCAGTTTCATCAACAGTTCTTTTAGACACTTTTACTTTTGAAGGTCTGATTACACGCTCTTTCAACAAAAAACCCTTCTGAAATTCACCCGTAACGGTGTGATGAGGATGGTCATTATTCTCCTCTTCGACTATCGCTTCATGCAGATTTGGATCAAAAGGTTTTCCTATGGGTTCTATGGGCGTCACTCCATATTTATCTAATATTTTCAATATTTGAGTCTCTGTCAATCTTACCCCTTCGACAAACTTATCTAAATCGTCTGAATTCTCCGCGTGCTTCAGGGCTCTTTCGAAATTATCTAATTCCGGAAGGAGATCACAAACAAGTTCTTGAATAGCAAAATCACGGGCAGACTTAAGATCCTTCTGCATTCTCTTCTGATAGTTTGAAAAATCGGCCCGTGTTCTCAGTAATTGATTCAGAAGAGAATCATGTTCTTCAGCCTTTTGCCGCAACTCTTCAATTTCATCTTTTGTCAAAACAGGTATCTCTTCATTATCAGGTTCCTCATCATCAGATTGAGGCGCTCTCTCCTCTTCTGATACAGCTTCACCCTGCTGCGCAGTCATTTCTCCCGATTCCTGCTCTTCCACTTCAGGTACAGGTTGATTGTCTGCTGTCATGCGAGGTTTGGCATTATCATGATCATCCCTCATCTCTTCTCTATTCTTTTCATTGCTTTTCTTTGACATTACGAAAAATCACCTCCATCACCGTGGTTATGCTAAAGGACCGATTTGGTTTTAGATTTTTCTAGAGAACCAAACTGGATGCAGTTATCCCCCGGGCAAAAAGCGCCGAGGACTTTACTCGCTCAGCTTTTTTCTCTGATTTATCCGAAAATTATTATAAGATGAGTATAGCTCAGGTTATTTATAGAAAATCCTTTAATTTTTTTAAAAAACCTTTCCGTTTAGGAGTTACATTCTTATGCTCCAGCTCCGAAAATTCTCTCAGCAACTGTTCCTGCTGAGGGGTCAGCCTTGTTGGTGTTTCAACAATTACGTGTATCAGCAGATTACCTTTCCCGAATCCCCTCACATTGGGAAACCCTTCACCTTTGACAGAAATGATATCTCCGCTCTGGGTACCAGCCGGCACTTTCACTTCCATACATTTGCCTGCAACAGTGGGTGCGTCGATATTACAGCCCAATGCTGCCTGGGTAAACGTAATTGGAAATTCGCAGATTATGTCATTATCCTGTCTTTTAAAAATAGGGTGGGGTCTTACATGTATGTCACAATACAAATCTCCGGGATGTGCTCCATTCTCACCCGATTCTCCCTGCCCGCTAATCCGCAGCCTGGTTCCATCTTCAATACCAGCCGGCACAGAAACTTTAATTTTAGATTTTTTGGGATAGAGCCCGTTTCCATGGCATCTGTTGCAGGGTGTTTCAATTATCTTACCGCCACCTTTACACTTGGGGCATGTAGTTCTCAAGGTAAAAAAACCCTGCCTCTGATGTATCTCTCCTTTTCCGTTACAATAAGGACAGGTAACCGGAGATGTACCTTTCCGCGCGCCTGTCCCCCTGCACTCCTCGCAGAAACTTCTCTTGGTAAGCTCTAATGTTTTTTCTGCGCCACTGGCAACCTCAACAAAATCTAACACAATATCACATCGCAGGCTTGCACCGCGTTTAGTAGCTCTTGTCCTTGATCCGCCACCGAAAAATTCTTCAAAAATACCTCCCCCGCCTCCCCCGCCAAAAATATCTCCAAACGCATC
This portion of the Candidatus Scalindua sp. genome encodes:
- the der gene encoding ribosome biogenesis GTPase Der, whose translation is MLFPTVTIIGRPNVGKSSLLNCLAKKRISIVDSVSGVTRDRVSVEIEHDGKMFELVDTGGIGVNDVDDLTYEIETQIELALQKADLILFVVDVREGVTPLDVEIAGRLRRIKKPLLLVVNKCDTPKFDLQAGVFYKLGMGESLTISAVEGHGKTDLLDKIVATFPDAASNVSAVKPLMKIAIVGKRNAGKSTLINTLAHEERVIVSETLGTTRDSIDVKFEIKGKPFIAIDTAGVRKKKQIQGSIEFYSMARVERSIRRADVVILLIDAPRKISQVDKKIGDYIKTQFKPCILVINKWDLAGQVETSTFTKYVQARLPGLSFSPLSFMSAINGSNVIETIALAQELFEQANTRISTAELNKAIEHAFLLHRPTRKKSKVAKIYYSTQVNVCPPTFVLFVNDKSFFNADYERYLSNQLRKTLPFHEIPLQFYFRPKNRDSNQ
- a CDS encoding DNA gyrase inhibitor YacG; its protein translation is MPKIKCRYCEKELIYNTISDVPTFPFCSERCQLMDFGLWLSEEHGIEEPLRSDTIDGEQETSHQ
- a CDS encoding DUF6516 family protein produces the protein MILSLYKDLKKLADKEYDDIIDNSEIIYSYTGRARKLRLKLIDSTFVDIFYSEENNYSLHWEQRNMRNTIYRHDNASPLIRNGLKLRLSKT
- the dnaJ gene encoding molecular chaperone DnaJ gives rise to the protein MKKEDYYVILEVKREATPEELKRSYRRLAVKYHPDKNPGDKAAEDKFKAAAEAYEVLSDPQKRQRYDRFGHEGLRGVESRGFGNFEDIFDAFGDIFGGGGGGGIFEEFFGGGSRTRATKRGASLRCDIVLDFVEVASGAEKTLELTKRSFCEECRGTGARKGTSPVTCPYCNGKGEIHQRQGFFTLRTTCPKCKGGGKIIETPCNRCHGNGLYPKKSKIKVSVPAGIEDGTRLRISGQGESGENGAHPGDLYCDIHVRPHPIFKRQDNDIICEFPITFTQAALGCNIDAPTVAGKCMEVKVPAGTQSGDIISVKGEGFPNVRGFGKGNLLIHVIVETPTRLTPQQEQLLREFSELEHKNVTPKRKGFLKKLKDFL
- a CDS encoding Ig-like domain-containing protein, producing MNKRITTFPLLAYLLLVFAVLQLSISSSGIAQTSVTSNINSRVNFEPIRSTFRSTPDASGCPDGFAGQFSFDAKLVNTSRSTYTDLEVEVVQLSNGNLLQNAQGGAGGVGSRLIVSLRDGYADGEFAPGEFVFVHIIICLKELSPFSSFFNIFGRLATISSPSITITQPLNGLVTNSVEQTVSGTISDQTLTSAILRLNGSDLTITVNNGRFSTSINLKEGVNTLSVSAQNTAGTGTSPEVQVTLDTILPTMELNLPLETAPPGGSVTASVIANDESGIADVILFMDGSLIDIDTLPPFEFPFSVPVTATEGSQLEITAKVTDKAGNIAQEKKVIKVEGDRDIISPTVELIAPLTATPGSIVRLQATAQDNKRVALFTLKQDDNLIRSVSSEPFTIDQTFTVPSDAAEGETFVFTASATDVSGNPGLDMLTITVVPVPDTIPPTVKFVKAPLEALPDTIISFEAEAMDKSGIVSVTFSDGDGFSFADTTAPYETNYTVSTDKTPGDTINLTATAQDFANLNSVVSTTITIIDNIPPKVTINTPMHSEAGKTFFITATAQDNVEVRLLNLNVGTRTLSDNDEPFEINHLFTVPSDAQVGEDITIKATAVDAEGNSGDSTVMVEVVATPDTEPPTVDLNAPSETFPGAKLRLSAEAIDNSGVSLVLFSIEMDSVISDSITISQAPFEAVFSLPNNITVGSSLKVSATATDFEGLTAIASKTLNVVAAEDNTAPGIEITLPDRALPGETVSINVKATDDVGVSSVSFYADGSQVISDTAQPFETTVTIPLDAELGTIVSIRVEATDFSNNVSTKTAMIEVTSRLTRLGNGFLTGEVYDDSTGLFLEGANVSIIGEDHSSVNTDKHGRYSIEMDATVVHLMINKEGFTKVYRSTEVREGLSTTVLDARLTPVDEKQNQINSALGGTATSEDETISLQFAAGALGGDQDIRVTSISGQGLRGRLPLGWTPLVSVEITPDEVIFQQPAKLLVPNNYGLSAGNQIV
- a CDS encoding zinc ribbon domain-containing protein, translating into MPTYDYRCNACDHEFELFQSIKDNPIRKCPVCKKLKVERLIGAGSTIIFKGSGFYQTDYRSEEYKSRVKEETPSSDNKDKKGTKEKESTKEKKADAKD
- a CDS encoding phosphoadenylyl-sulfate reductase; its protein translation is MRFDEGIVLNEKREAGGSQKMIIDQILVNKLEEIEDPGELMAELFRQFGIRAAIGTSGQWSGVALIDMVIRTGIPAPNVYTVDTLRLFPETYDLMRELEKRYRIKIKKAVPDFNAVTKMVRDHGEMIFFNSKAKQEYCCKIRKVDPNNRILDTLDVWITGIRADQSNSRSEMKRLDIITHRQNDGTERPLLKVTPLIEWTEEEVKDYVKKHNVPAHKLLEIERDGWHYASLGCIICTTPIGPHETRRAGRWRWFNYALSDDHKECGLHLPKKCE
- the grpE gene encoding nucleotide exchange factor GrpE gives rise to the protein MSKKSNEKNREEMRDDHDNAKPRMTADNQPVPEVEEQESGEMTAQQGEAVSEEERAPQSDDEEPDNEEIPVLTKDEIEELRQKAEEHDSLLNQLLRTRADFSNYQKRMQKDLKSARDFAIQELVCDLLPELDNFERALKHAENSDDLDKFVEGVRLTETQILKILDKYGVTPIEPIGKPFDPNLHEAIVEEENNDHPHHTVTGEFQKGFLLKERVIRPSKVKVSKRTVDETESETDEVSDDEVSW